The genomic window TGCTTTTTGATGTCAACAATCCACCTGCTGCGTTGCATCGCATTGATCGGGGTGGTGAGGTGACTCACCATTTACCTGGGCAGTTGGTGGTCTATCCCGTGTTGGATCTTCGGCGCTATCAAACGGATCTGCATTGGTATCTGCGTCAGCTTGAGCAGGTATTGATTGATGTTTTGGCTGTTTTGGGATTGGCAGGTGAGCGCTTGCAGGGTCTCACCGGGCTATGGCTGGAAGGTCGCAAGGTGGCTGCGATTGGCGTGGGGTGTCGTCGCTGGATTACTCAACATGGATTGGCTCTCAACGTGGATTGTGATCTTGAGAGCTTTTCCGCCGTTGTCCCCTGCGGCCTGGTCGGTCACCCGGTGGGTCGGCTGAATCAATGGATCCCTGGGCTCACGATGGCGGAGGTGCAACCTCTGATGCGTCAGAGCCTGAGTGACCGTTTCGGTTTGGTATGGCAGATCCCAGAGCCTCTAGCCAAGCCAGGGGCATTTGCGTCCGATGCATAGCGCTCTTAGCCCTGTTTGCATTGAAGATGTCAGATGAGGTAGCAGCAGGTAGAAGGTTGAAAGACCACAACCATGAGGGTTCTCTCGCTAAGGCGGTTTGGCGCCCTTCTCCACATGAAGAAGATGGATTAGCACATCAGGGTCATGTCGCCCAGATGGGCCGCGTGGATCAGATCTGGCTTTGGTTGGCGCAGAAGCATGGCCAAATCCTGGCGGTTGATGCTCCTCATGCGACTCATCCTGAACGCTTTCGCTATGGAGAGCTTGCTGAGCAGATCGCTTTGGCTGCTGCTGCGTTCAGCCATCTCGGCATCGGCGCTGGAGATGTGGTGGCGTTTTTTGCTGAAAACAGCCCCCGTTGGTTGATTGCGGATCAAGGTTTGATGCGCACTGGTGCTGCTAATGCGGTACGAGGAGCGACTGCTCCATTGGAAGAGCTGCGCTACATCCTCGCGGATTCAAGAGCTGTTGCCTTGGTTGTACAGAACGCCGAGTTGTGGCACAAGCTTGCCCTTACCGATGAGCAGCGCAGGCCTTTGCGCTTGGTTTTACAGCTTGAAGGTGAGCCCGCTGATGGCGTGATGGGGTGGCAGGAACTGCTTGCTGCAGGAGCGGGTCAGCCTGCACCAGATCCGTTGAAGGATCGCGATTCCGGCTCAGCGGCAACAGTGACGGCCACGATTCTCTACACCTCTGGAACAACAGGGCAGCCAAAGGGTGTGCCCCTTAGCCACGCCAACCTCCTCCATCAGATGAGGTGCTTGGCTTGTGTCGCTTTCCCCTCTCCGGGTGCGCCGGTGTTGAGTGTGTTGCCGATTTGGCATGCCTACGAACGCAGCGCGGAGTATTACTTCTTTTCGTGTGCATGTACCCAGAGCTACACCACGATCAAGCAATTGAAGCGGGATCTGCCGCGGGTTAGACCGATCGTGATGGCGACGGTGCCGCGGCTTTGGGAGGCGATTCAGGCGGGCTTTGATGAAGCGGTTAAGGGTATGCCAACAGGACGGCAACGCTTGCTGCGGATGGCCCTTGCCAACAGTGGCTCACAACGAAAGGCTTGGCGTCGGTCTCGAAATCTGCTGCTGGAGCCGCTGCCTTTGACCACCCGTACGCTGGCTTTGCTGGAGGCAACGCTGCGCTGGCCTTTGCATGGTCTGGCGGGTGCTCTGCTCTGGCCCAAGGTGCTGAATCAGCTCTGTGGGGGGCGGCTACGTTTTCCCATTAATGGTGGTGGAGCGATTGCCCCCCATGTGGATGCCTTCTTTGAGGCGGTTGGGCTGGAGCTGTTGGTGGGCTACGGCCTCACTGAGACAAGCCCAGTCGTCAGTTGCCGAAGGCCTTGGCGCAACATTCGTGGCAGTTCAGGACCGCCTCTTCCTGAGACTGAGTTTCGGATCGTGGACCCTGAAAGCGGCGTGGACTTGATGTTCCGTCAACGTGGCCGTGTGTTGGTACGGGGGCCTCAAGTGATGGCGGGTTACTTGAGGAAACCAGAGGCCACAGCCAAGGTGCTTGATGGGCAGGGTTGGTTCGATACCGGTGATTTGGGAATGCTGTTGCCCGATGGCTCCTTGGTGCTGACTGGTCGCGCTAAAGACACGATCGTGCTCAGTAGTGGCGAGAACATCGAGCCTGGTCCGTTGGAGGCGGCATTGGTGGCGAGTCCACTGTTGGAACAGGTGATGCTTGTGGGCCAGGACGAGCGGCAGCTTGCTGCACTGGTGGTGCCCAGGGAGGAGGAAATGCTGGCTTGGGCAGAGGATCAGGGATTGTTGATGCAGACTGGCCTGAGTGGATCTCCTGGGGATGAGGCGTTGCGGCGCTTGCTGCGCGGCGAACTCAATCGATTGCTGGCTCAGCGCTCAGGGTCTCGGGCGGATGAACGCTTGGCGGGTGTCGCCCTGGTGGAGGCGTTCACGATCGAGAACGGTTTGCTGACTCAGACTCTCAAGCAGCGGCGCGATCGGATCACGCTCCGAGATGGGGCATTGATTGCCGCCCTTTATGGTCGCAGTTGATTTTGTTTTCAGCCGGCAGTTGACCTCATGGTCACAGGCTGAGACCCTTAGCCCTTACTCATCACTTTCATGTCCGAAGGCACGACCCTGTCGATTAAGCGCTCGATTACCGTTCGCGCGGTAGTTACACCAAATTGGAAGGAGGAGGCTGAGCGTGAGCTCAGCAACGCCATTGCCACCACCGATCAGCAGTTGGCCCAGTTGGAGCAGGAAGGTCAGCAGGTGGTTGATGAGGTGCGTCGCCAGAGTGCTAATCCCCTCGACTCACGCGTGCAGGAGCAGGTGGCCCAGGTGCAGCAACAGGTAGCTGGCAAGCGCAGTGAGTTGGAGGAACAGAAGCGCAACCTGCTTCAGCAGCAGGCGCAGGTGCGCGAACTAGAGATGGAGCAGATTGTTGAGCAGGGTCAGATTGAAAGCTTTTGTGACCTGAGCGTGGGTGACAACCTGGTGAAGAAGATGCAGGTGTCTGTGGTTGTACGCGACGGTGTTGTGGAGGAGATAGAGGGGGCCTGACCTCCTTTGAAATTGGGCTTAGGTGTTGAAAATAATGTTAGATACAAACTTTGGAGTTAACGCAAGCCCCCTTTGCCTTAGGCCATAGGTCTTTGGATTGGATTTTTTTTAGATACGTCTTGTCTGAATTCTGATGATTTAATGCCTAAGAGCTACTTCAATGAACGCCTCATAATTGAGAGGCGTTCATTAATTGCTAATGCGCATCGGCAATATATTAATCTAAGGATTAAAAGTCTGATAAAATTATTGATGCCTTCGGGCATATCTGATGATGGGCGGATGTTATTTTTGCGAAGTATATTTTAGGAAATGCGTCGAATTTTGCTCCGTGCTGGCTACACATTTCATATCATTTGGCGTCTGGGTACAGTGCAAGTATGTTGCAGGAAATACTGAGGACTCTCAGATAGAGATCTGGAGAACATGCTAATGCTTAGCCAATGTGGTTTACAAGCTCGGCAGCTTGGCTAGGTTCTCAATGTATGCATGAGTAGTTTATTGTTAGCAACTAGCAGTTGATTGTTGATGCCATGAGAAGGATACGTCAGAGGCTTTACAGACAGGTTGTCGACACTGG from Prochlorococcus marinus str. MIT 9313 includes these protein-coding regions:
- the lipB gene encoding lipoyl(octanoyl) transferase LipB, yielding MPIDIGKLGTTSTSAQSQSTFLFECSEPVPFEMAWLWQQQWQQQLFANPLAPQAVWLLQHQACYTLGRGASEANLLFDVNNPPAALHRIDRGGEVTHHLPGQLVVYPVLDLRRYQTDLHWYLRQLEQVLIDVLAVLGLAGERLQGLTGLWLEGRKVAAIGVGCRRWITQHGLALNVDCDLESFSAVVPCGLVGHPVGRLNQWIPGLTMAEVQPLMRQSLSDRFGLVWQIPEPLAKPGAFASDA
- a CDS encoding AMP-binding protein, giving the protein MSDEVAAGRRLKDHNHEGSLAKAVWRPSPHEEDGLAHQGHVAQMGRVDQIWLWLAQKHGQILAVDAPHATHPERFRYGELAEQIALAAAAFSHLGIGAGDVVAFFAENSPRWLIADQGLMRTGAANAVRGATAPLEELRYILADSRAVALVVQNAELWHKLALTDEQRRPLRLVLQLEGEPADGVMGWQELLAAGAGQPAPDPLKDRDSGSAATVTATILYTSGTTGQPKGVPLSHANLLHQMRCLACVAFPSPGAPVLSVLPIWHAYERSAEYYFFSCACTQSYTTIKQLKRDLPRVRPIVMATVPRLWEAIQAGFDEAVKGMPTGRQRLLRMALANSGSQRKAWRRSRNLLLEPLPLTTRTLALLEATLRWPLHGLAGALLWPKVLNQLCGGRLRFPINGGGAIAPHVDAFFEAVGLELLVGYGLTETSPVVSCRRPWRNIRGSSGPPLPETEFRIVDPESGVDLMFRQRGRVLVRGPQVMAGYLRKPEATAKVLDGQGWFDTGDLGMLLPDGSLVLTGRAKDTIVLSSGENIEPGPLEAALVASPLLEQVMLVGQDERQLAALVVPREEEMLAWAEDQGLLMQTGLSGSPGDEALRRLLRGELNRLLAQRSGSRADERLAGVALVEAFTIENGLLTQTLKQRRDRITLRDGALIAALYGRS
- a CDS encoding YlqD family protein — translated: MSEGTTLSIKRSITVRAVVTPNWKEEAERELSNAIATTDQQLAQLEQEGQQVVDEVRRQSANPLDSRVQEQVAQVQQQVAGKRSELEEQKRNLLQQQAQVRELEMEQIVEQGQIESFCDLSVGDNLVKKMQVSVVVRDGVVEEIEGA